The following proteins are co-located in the Chloroflexota bacterium genome:
- a CDS encoding sigma-70 family RNA polymerase sigma factor, which produces MIDESILSSINDVENLHDGGDEGSPVARLVELGREQNYVSIDDIMGFFPGAEQDISQLEEAFAALLSAGIPYIDDEDIDAQVEKDIDVDDEIEEDDLAFDANFLANIDTGDTIGLYIKEVGRVPLLTAEQEVNLSQRIENGRTAREEIASSKLSPTRRYELQQAIRDGWAAREHLITANSRLVISVAKKYMGRGVPFLDLIQEGNIGLIRAAKKFDYHRGYKFSTYATWWIRQAVTRAIADQGRTIRLPVHMGDQINKLLRVRHQLTQEFGRDPSIQEMARVLQIAAEKVEYMMKVARRPLSLEMPTDDEADSVLGDFIPDEDSPPPDDKAIQNLLKEHLTAVLDNLPPREVRVLQLRYGLLDGQLYTLEEVGRKMGVTRERVRQIEAQALSRLRNPAIQEKLSEYLD; this is translated from the coding sequence ATGATAGACGAATCGATACTATCCAGCATAAACGATGTCGAAAATTTACATGATGGTGGTGATGAAGGTTCCCCAGTTGCCCGTTTGGTTGAACTTGGACGAGAGCAAAACTACGTCTCCATTGACGATATTATGGGGTTTTTTCCCGGCGCTGAACAAGATATTAGCCAATTAGAAGAAGCGTTTGCGGCCTTGCTGAGCGCGGGAATTCCGTATATCGATGATGAAGATATTGACGCCCAGGTTGAGAAAGATATTGATGTAGATGATGAGATCGAAGAAGATGATTTGGCTTTTGATGCCAATTTTCTGGCGAATATTGATACCGGGGATACAATTGGTCTTTACATCAAAGAAGTTGGGCGCGTGCCTCTGCTGACTGCCGAGCAGGAAGTGAACCTATCCCAGCGCATCGAAAATGGTCGTACGGCGCGCGAGGAAATAGCAAGCAGCAAGCTCAGCCCAACGCGGCGATATGAACTTCAGCAAGCCATTCGTGATGGTTGGGCTGCTCGTGAGCATTTGATTACGGCCAACTCGCGCCTGGTGATTAGTGTTGCGAAAAAATATATGGGGCGTGGCGTTCCGTTTTTAGATTTGATCCAGGAGGGGAATATTGGCCTGATCCGTGCGGCCAAGAAATTTGATTACCACCGTGGCTATAAGTTTAGCACCTACGCAACCTGGTGGATCCGTCAGGCGGTGACACGTGCCATCGCCGATCAGGGGCGCACCATTCGTTTGCCCGTTCATATGGGCGATCAAATTAATAAACTGCTGCGCGTCCGCCATCAGTTAACGCAAGAGTTTGGGCGTGACCCATCTATACAGGAAATGGCGAGGGTGCTACAGATCGCTGCCGAAAAAGTGGAGTATATGATGAAAGTGGCGCGGCGCCCGCTATCGCTGGAAATGCCTACCGACGATGAAGCGGACTCCGTTTTAGGTGATTTCATCCCCGATGAGGATTCGCCTCCCCCGGACGATAAAGCCATCCAAAACCTGCTCAAAGAGCATCTGACTGCTGTGTTGGATAACCTGCCCCCAAGGGAGGTGCGCGTATTGCAATTGCGATATGGTTTGCTCGATGGACAGTTGTATACTCTGGAAGAAGTAGGGCGTAAAATGGGCGTCACGCGCGAGCGTGTGCGTCAGATTGAAGCTCAGGCCCTCAGCCGCCTGCGTAACCCGGCTATACAAGAAAAATTGAGCGAATATCTGGATTAG
- a CDS encoding peroxiredoxin has translation MSEQPQGCARITGVVSTESTPASEQYDTITQKQEMKMTARVGQKAPDFTAPAYFKGAFTQVKLSDYLGKWVLVCFYPGDFTFVUATEVSAVADKYDELQKLGVEVISVSVDSHFVHKMWNDYELVRMVDGGIPFHMASDQAGNVGRAFGVYDENQGIELRGRFIIDPDGVIQGMEVLTPPVGRKIGETIRQVQAFQLVRASKGTEATPAGWEPGKPTLKPGPGLVGKVWEVWSPDE, from the coding sequence ATGAGCGAACAGCCTCAAGGGTGTGCCCGCATCACCGGTGTTGTTTCAACAGAATCAACACCAGCATCCGAACAATACGACACAATTACACAGAAACAGGAGATGAAAATGACAGCTCGTGTAGGACAAAAAGCCCCAGATTTCACCGCGCCAGCCTATTTCAAAGGTGCATTTACCCAGGTCAAGCTATCCGATTACCTCGGCAAATGGGTATTAGTCTGCTTCTATCCGGGCGATTTTACCTTCGTCTGAGCGACCGAAGTATCGGCGGTCGCCGATAAATATGACGAACTGCAAAAACTGGGCGTTGAAGTTATCTCAGTGAGCGTTGATAGCCACTTTGTTCACAAAATGTGGAATGATTATGAACTCGTCAGAATGGTCGATGGAGGCATACCCTTCCATATGGCATCGGACCAAGCCGGAAATGTGGGCCGCGCCTTTGGCGTTTACGATGAGAACCAGGGCATCGAATTGCGGGGACGCTTCATCATTGACCCCGATGGCGTGATTCAGGGCATGGAAGTATTGACACCGCCCGTGGGGCGTAAAATTGGCGAAACCATCCGTCAGGTACAGGCCTTCCAACTTGTGCGCGCATCTAAGGGCACAGAAGCTACACCTGCTGGCTGGGAACCCGGCAAACCCACGCTGAAACCTGGCCCCGGGCTGGTCGGCAAAGTGTGGGAAGTATGGAGCCCCGACGAATAG
- a CDS encoding cold-shock protein yields MSKEQGVVKWFNGSKGYGFIERDAGGDVFVHFNAIIGEGFKNLDEGQRVEFTVEQGEKGPNAKDVVAL; encoded by the coding sequence ATGTCAAAAGAACAAGGTGTTGTAAAATGGTTCAATGGCTCAAAAGGCTACGGCTTTATTGAGCGCGATGCTGGCGGTGATGTTTTCGTTCACTTTAACGCTATCATTGGCGAAGGCTTCAAAAACCTGGACGAAGGTCAACGTGTAGAATTTACCGTTGAGCAAGGCGAAAAAGGCCCCAATGCTAAAGACGTTGTAGCTCTCTAA
- a CDS encoding sodium-translocating pyrophosphatase, translating to MYGLTSFEQIAIWSVLGVSILGLLYALFLRNQIMREDKGSDAMQKVWNAIREGADAYLRRQLKSILPLIGILTIAMFFSVYIVPPTPEALERFHTMTHDQIRLIIGLGRAIAFVMGAGFSLTVGQIGMRMAVQGNVRVASASRRSFGDALRIAYRAGTITGMLTDGLGLFGGTIIFIVFGIAAPDVLLGFGFGGTLIALFMRVGGGIFTKAADVGADLVGKVEAGIPEDDPRNPAVIADLVGDNVGDCAGMAADIFESYEVTIVSSMILGVALHAITGHLEWIIYPLLVRGIGVIASIIGTYLVKSDSTEEGGNAMQAIFNGFLSSAALSTIMFLAVAFFYMKDVTGGWWRPFLATAIGVLLAILIDRLTDYFTGSHGAPVQDIKKSADTGPATLILSGTSVGFESSVWSVLVIAATIFGSIIIYGGVSSDPVEQFTYVLYGVAMTGIGMLTLTGNNVAMDSFGPISDNAAGIGEMAWNGMEDEDTKKAQKIMADLDAVGNTTKAITKGIAIGSAVIAAVSLFGSFITDVSRVDPLALANGIRVSMPQVFVGMLIGGAIPWLFSSFAIQAVSRAASLIIEEVRRQFKLGVLEGKVDPDYKAAVDISTGAAQKELIPLALIGVLSPIVVGLMLQVEALGGFLAGIIVSGQLLAVYLNNAGGAWDNAKKLIEDEPVDLEKNTGKGSERHKASVVGDTVGDPFKDTAGPALNPMIKVVNLVALIFAPIIVTYKTLGFGGWLAIVVLLAALVWAIRQSKKPVEIPVSGD from the coding sequence ATGTATGGACTCACCTCATTTGAGCAAATAGCCATCTGGAGCGTTTTAGGCGTTTCGATTTTAGGGCTTTTATATGCCCTTTTCTTACGCAATCAAATTATGCGTGAAGATAAAGGCAGCGACGCTATGCAAAAAGTCTGGAACGCGATTCGTGAGGGCGCAGATGCTTATTTGCGCCGCCAATTAAAGAGCATTTTGCCGCTGATTGGCATTCTCACAATCGCCATGTTCTTCTCGGTGTACATCGTTCCGCCTACTCCCGAAGCGCTTGAACGTTTCCATACGATGACACACGATCAAATTCGTCTGATTATTGGCCTGGGACGCGCAATCGCATTTGTAATGGGGGCGGGCTTCTCCCTCACAGTGGGCCAGATTGGTATGCGCATGGCCGTACAGGGCAATGTGCGCGTAGCGTCGGCTTCAAGGCGTTCATTTGGCGATGCGTTGCGCATCGCATACCGGGCAGGCACTATCACCGGTATGCTCACCGATGGACTAGGACTTTTCGGCGGCACAATCATCTTTATTGTTTTTGGCATCGCAGCCCCCGATGTATTATTAGGTTTTGGCTTCGGCGGCACCCTGATCGCGCTCTTCATGCGAGTCGGTGGCGGCATTTTTACAAAGGCTGCTGATGTTGGCGCCGATTTAGTAGGCAAAGTTGAAGCGGGTATCCCTGAAGATGATCCCCGCAACCCGGCTGTTATAGCCGATCTGGTTGGCGACAACGTAGGTGATTGCGCCGGTATGGCTGCTGATATTTTTGAATCTTACGAAGTCACGATTGTATCCAGCATGATTTTAGGTGTCGCGTTGCACGCTATCACCGGTCACTTGGAGTGGATTATTTACCCCTTATTGGTGCGCGGTATCGGTGTGATCGCTTCCATCATCGGTACGTATCTGGTAAAAAGCGACTCTACGGAAGAAGGCGGCAACGCTATGCAAGCCATTTTTAATGGCTTCTTATCATCCGCTGCGCTATCCACTATCATGTTTTTGGCCGTTGCATTTTTCTACATGAAAGACGTCACCGGCGGCTGGTGGCGACCTTTCCTGGCGACAGCCATTGGCGTGCTTTTGGCAATTTTGATTGACCGCCTGACCGACTATTTTACCGGTTCCCACGGCGCACCGGTTCAGGATATCAAGAAATCTGCTGATACTGGCCCCGCGACTCTGATTCTCTCGGGCACATCCGTAGGGTTTGAATCCTCGGTTTGGTCCGTGCTGGTGATTGCAGCAACGATCTTTGGCTCTATCATCATCTATGGCGGTGTTTCTTCCGACCCTGTTGAACAATTCACTTACGTTCTCTACGGCGTCGCCATGACAGGTATCGGGATGCTGACCCTCACCGGCAACAATGTTGCTATGGACTCCTTCGGCCCGATCTCTGATAACGCCGCTGGCATCGGCGAGATGGCTTGGAACGGCATGGAAGATGAAGACACCAAGAAGGCCCAGAAAATTATGGCCGACCTGGATGCCGTTGGAAACACTACCAAAGCCATCACCAAAGGCATTGCTATCGGCTCCGCTGTGATTGCAGCCGTTTCGCTCTTTGGCTCTTTCATCACCGACGTAAGCCGGGTTGACCCCCTGGCGCTGGCCAACGGCATTCGCGTTTCTATGCCTCAGGTCTTCGTCGGCATGTTGATCGGCGGCGCCATCCCCTGGCTCTTTTCATCCTTCGCCATTCAAGCTGTTAGTCGGGCGGCCTCCTTGATCATTGAAGAAGTGCGTCGTCAGTTTAAACTAGGCGTACTCGAAGGCAAAGTCGATCCCGATTACAAAGCGGCTGTTGATATTTCTACAGGAGCGGCACAAAAAGAATTGATCCCCCTGGCGCTGATTGGTGTGCTTTCCCCCATTGTTGTAGGGCTGATGCTGCAAGTTGAAGCCCTGGGAGGCTTCCTGGCTGGCATCATCGTTTCGGGACAATTACTGGCGGTATATCTTAATAACGCTGGTGGTGCATGGGATAACGCCAAGAAATTGATCGAAGACGAACCGGTTGACCTGGAAAAGAATACTGGCAAAGGCTCTGAGCGCCATAAAGCCAGCGTTGTTGGCGATACCGTTGGCGACCCCTTCAAAGACACTGCCGGCCCCGCCCTCAACCCAATGATTAAAGTGGTCAATCTGGTTGCGTTGATTTTCGCTCCAATTATCGTCACTTACAAAACGCTTGGTTTTGGTGGCTGGTTAGCTATCGTAGTCCTCCTCGCAGCATTGGTCTGGGCAATCCGCCAAAGCAAGAAACCTGTTGAAATCCCTGTTTCCGGTGATTAG
- a CDS encoding class I SAM-dependent methyltransferase, producing MTVGKAFDESVAYYDGWIKSALPGYAALFAAALDVIPFEKGAALDILDLGAGTGLFAEYVLGKYERARFTLLDIAPKMLALAAKRFEANRAQFDFIEQDFRQFDAPQSFNVVISSMAIHHLTAGEKQQLFSAIFRSLRAGGVFINLDQIKAPSPELQQFYWDHWLAHVRAHNAA from the coding sequence ATGACGGTTGGAAAAGCTTTTGATGAATCGGTGGCGTATTACGATGGCTGGATTAAATCTGCGCTTCCGGGTTATGCGGCGCTCTTCGCCGCGGCGCTGGATGTTATTCCGTTCGAAAAGGGGGCGGCGTTGGATATTCTGGATTTGGGGGCCGGTACGGGGCTTTTCGCAGAATATGTGCTTGGCAAGTACGAACGAGCGCGTTTTACGCTGTTGGATATTGCCCCGAAAATGTTGGCGTTGGCTGCGAAACGTTTTGAAGCCAACCGGGCGCAATTTGATTTTATTGAGCAGGATTTTCGCCAATTTGACGCGCCGCAAAGTTTTAATGTGGTGATCTCCAGCATGGCGATTCACCATTTGACAGCAGGCGAAAAGCAACAACTTTTCTCGGCGATCTTCCGCAGTTTGCGCGCCGGTGGTGTGTTCATCAACCTCGATCAGATCAAAGCCCCCTCGCCGGAGTTGCAGCAATTCTATTGGGATCACTGGCTGGCGCATGTGCGCGCCCACAACGCCGCCTAG